A genomic stretch from Bosea sp. F3-2 includes:
- the fliG gene encoding flagellar motor switch protein FliG — protein MTGPQRAAVILLVLGEDHGRAIWQEFDDDEIRIITRAMAELGTVDADEVERLMLDFVGKLSSAGAVTGSFDRTISLLEKILPTEQVALIMEEIRGPAGRNMWQKLGNIDAMVLANFLKNEYPQTIAVILSKIRPDHSANVLRNLPNDLSIEVVGRMLRLESVQKEALDHIENTLRTEFVSTLTQTRRRDPHEMMAEIFNGFDRQTEIRFLSALDASNQESAERIRALMFTFEDLAKLDPAGLQTLMRQADKDTLARALKGASQSMRDFFYGAMSQRAAKNMQDDMEGLGPLRLKEVDEAQTKLVQLTKDLADKGEIVLSKGNADDELVY, from the coding sequence ATGACCGGCCCGCAGCGGGCGGCCGTGATCCTGCTCGTGCTCGGTGAGGACCACGGCCGGGCCATCTGGCAGGAGTTCGACGACGACGAGATCCGCATCATCACCCGCGCGATGGCTGAGCTCGGCACGGTCGATGCCGACGAGGTCGAGCGGCTGATGCTCGATTTCGTCGGAAAGCTCTCCAGCGCGGGAGCCGTCACCGGCTCCTTCGACCGCACGATCTCGTTGCTCGAAAAGATCCTGCCGACGGAGCAGGTCGCGCTGATCATGGAGGAGATCCGTGGACCGGCTGGCCGCAACATGTGGCAGAAGCTCGGCAACATCGACGCGATGGTGCTCGCGAATTTCCTCAAGAACGAATACCCGCAGACGATCGCCGTGATCCTGTCGAAGATCCGGCCCGACCACTCAGCGAATGTGCTGCGCAACCTGCCGAACGACCTCTCGATCGAGGTGGTCGGCCGCATGCTGCGGCTCGAATCGGTGCAGAAGGAAGCGCTCGATCATATCGAGAACACCCTGCGGACCGAATTCGTCTCGACGCTGACCCAGACGCGCCGGCGCGATCCACATGAGATGATGGCCGAGATCTTCAACGGTTTCGACCGGCAGACGGAGATCCGCTTCCTTTCGGCGCTCGATGCTTCCAACCAGGAATCGGCCGAGCGCATCCGGGCGCTGATGTTCACCTTCGAGGATCTCGCCAAGCTTGATCCCGCCGGGCTGCAGACGCTGATGCGCCAGGCCGACAAGGACACGCTGGCGCGGGCGCTCAAGGGGGCGAGCCAGTCGATGCGTGACTTCTTCTACGGGGCCATGTCGCAGCGCGCCGCCAAGAACATGCAGGATGACATGGAAGGTCTGGGGCCGCTGCGGCTCAAGGAGGTCGACGAGGCCCAGACTAAACTCGTCCAACTGACAAAGGACCTGGCGGATAAGGGCGAGATCGTCCTGTCCAAGGGAAATGCCGACGACGAGCTGGTGTACTAG